GCGCCATCGACGCCATCCGCGAGCAGTTTGGCGAAGGTTTCATCAATGCCAGCGGCGCCATGGACCGCGACCGAATGCGCGCCCTGGCCTTCTCCGAGCCGCAGGCGCGCGAACGACTGCAGGCCATCATCCACCCCCTCGTAGGCTTGGCGATCGTGCAGGCGCAGCAGCAGGCCGAAGCGGCCGGCCATAGGGTGGTGGCGCTGGACATCCCCCTGCTTACCGAGTCGCCCCGCTGGCCGCGCCAGCTCGATGCAGTACTGGTGGTGGATTGCCGTGAGGAGACGCAGATTGAGCGCGTGCGTTTGCGCAGCGGCTTGGACGAGGCGGCAGTGCGGGCCATCATGGCCACGCAAAGCAGCCGTGCCACGCGGCGCGCAGCAGCCGACTGGGTGGTTTTCAATGAAGGCCTGGGTCTGCCCGAACTGCTGGCCGTGGCCCGTCAGATCAGTGCAAGCTTGGGACTATGATGCACGGGGCGCCGGCGATGCGGCCGCGCGCCTGCCCGGAAAGTCCGCAGCGTGATCCTGTACGAATACCCCTTCAACGAACGTCTGAGAACCTACCTGCGGCTGGAGCAGCTGTTTCGCCGCCTGGGTGAGCTGGCTGGCCGCAGCCATCCGCTGGATCACCACTATGCACTGGTGACCATCTTCGAGGTGATGGATGTGGCAGCGCGTGCCGATCTCAAGACCGACGTGCTCAAGGATCTGGAAAGGCACAAGCATCAGCTGGAGGGTTTTCGCGGCAATCCCTCGATTTCCGAGGCTGCCCTGAACGCAGTGATCGATCAGCTGGACCAGTGCTTTTCTGCCCTGAACTCCCAAAGCGGCAAGGCCGGCCAGTCACTGACCGAAAACGAGTGGCTGATGAGCATCCGCAGCCGTGTGGGCATCCCTGGCGGTACCTGCGGCTTCGATCTGCCGGCCTACTACTCTTGGCAGCATCTGCCGGCGCCACAGCGTCAGCAGGATCTGAATCGTTGGACCGCCACGCTGGCTCCCCTAGCCGATGCCATCTTGCTGCTGCTCAGGTTGCTGCGCGACACGGGCATGCCCCAGAAGGTGGCGGCCGAGCGCGGCCAGTTCCAGCAGAACCTGCCGCAGGGCCGCACCTTCCAGCTGCTGCGCCTGGCCATCGATCCGGACCTGCAGCTGATCCCGGAAATCAGCGGCAATCGACTGATCGTCTCGGTGCGCCTGATGCGCCAGGAAGAAAGCGGCCGGCTGGTGGCAACCAACGAAGATGCCGCCTTTGAACTCACGCTGTGCGCTTGAGTCGATCCTTCATGGCGCAAACACTTTCAACATCCGACGTAGCCGCAGCCAGGCAGGTCCCCTGCCCGGCATGTGGCGGGCCCAGCCTGTACAGCCCGGCAAACCCTTCCCGGCCTTTTTGCAGCGAGCGCTGCAGGAAGATTGATCTAGGCGCGTGGGCCAACGACGAATTCCGCATGCCGGACAACGAACCAGCGGACCCGGGCGCGAGCGATCAAACCTCGTAGATCGTCAGCACCTCGTCGGCCGCCCAGCTGCGCAGTGCGCTCAGCGCCTGGTAAGAGGGCGAAGCGAGCCAGCCGTGGGCCGCCCGCACAGGCGGAAAGGCGATGGCGACGATATCGCCATGGGCTCAGCGCCGCACAAGACCGCCACCGCCGGGCCGCGCAGCAGCAGCTGGCCACCCCAGGGCAGCAGCATGGCGGGAGCGCAGCTGCGGTATCGGTCTCACAGCTGCGCGTTTTTCACGCTGATGCGCCCGACGGCGTGGGCGGCAGGCATGCCGAGGCCTCGCTCAGACACCCAGGTAGCGCTGGATGATCTCCGGCTGAGCCTTGAGATCGGCGGCCGTGCCCTCGTGTGCAATATGGCCGTTGTTCAGGATATAGACCCGTTTGGCCAGCGACAGCGTGGCCGCCAGGTTCTGCTCGATCAGCACGATCGTCTGCCCCGCTTGGGCCAGCTCCCGGCAGATGCGCACCAGGTCCTTGACGATCACCGGAGCCAGGCCTTCGAACGGCTCATCCAGCAGGATGATTTTCGGGTCGCGTACCAGTGCACGGGCGATGGCCAGCATCTGCTGCTCGCCGCCCGACAGGTCGGTGCCCCGGCTGCGGCAGCGGTCTTTCAGGCGGGGGAACATCTCGTAGATGCGCGCCAGAGGCCACTTGTGGTCAGCTGTCAGGCCGGCCAGGATGATGTTCTCCTCCACGCTGAGGCTGCCGAAAATCCTGCGCTCTTCGTGCACCAGCTGCATGCCCTGGCGCGCGATCACGTGCGCCTTCTTGCCAGCCAGCTCCACGCCGTCCAGCTTGACGCTGCCGCTGCGGGGCTTGACCACGCCCATCAGGCTTTTGAAGGTGGTTGATTTCCCGGCTCCGTTGCGGCCCAGCAGCGCGACCACCTCGTTTTGCTCCACGTGCAGTGCAACGTCGAACAGGATGTGGCTGTCGCCGTAATAGCTGTTCAGGCCAGTGACTTCGAGCAGACTCATGCCACCTCCTCATAAACACCCCCGAGGTAGGCCTCCTGGACCTTCGGGTTGGATTTGATCTCTTCAGGCGTGCCTTCCACAAGCAAGCTGCCCTCCTGCAGTACGGTGACCTTGCCGACCAGCTCGAACAACGAGTCCATGTCGTGATCGATGATGACCAGGGTGCGCCCGCGGGCGATGGACTTGAGAAGCGCCACGGTTTCCACGCGTTCTTGCGGGCTCATGCCGGCCAGCGGCTCGTCCAGCAGCAGCAGGCTGGGTGACGTGGCCAGCGCAAGGCCGATTTCCAGCCGGCGTTTCTCGCCGTAGGCCAGCTCGGACACCGGTGCATCCAGGCGCGCCGTCAGGTTCACCAGCGTGGCCGTCTGCTCCACCAGGCGGTTCAGCTTGGGCACCTTGTTCAGGTTGCGGAACAGGTCGAGCTTGAACTTGCCGCGCAGCTCGCCCAGGGCAGCAATGGTCAGGTTCTGGCGTACCGTCAGCCGCTCGAAAAGCTGGTTGATCTGGTAGCTCTTGGTCAGGCCCATCTGGCAGGCATCCGTGACGTTCATTTCCGTGATGTCCTTGCCGTCGAAGATGATCCGGCCGGCCGTAGGCTCGACCTCACAGGTCAGCATCTTGAAGAACGTGCTCTTGCCTGCCCCGTTGGGACCGATGATGCCGCGGATCTCGCCGTGATCGACCGTGAAGTCGATGTCGCTGTTGGCCAGCAGGCCACCGTAGCGCTTGGTCAGCCCGGTCGCCTTGAGGATCGGCCCCGTTTTGCCGGTTGTCGTCTTGATGGCCACCGCTGCGTCACCGCCCATGTCCGCACGCGCAGCAGGCGCAGCAGCCACGGCCGCGGGAGCTGCCCCCACCGGCGAGGCCACCTGACGCCGATGGCGCAGCTTGCCGTAGAGGTCGGAAATGGCCCCAGCCAAGCCGCGGCGCAGGAAGCACACCAGCAGCACGAACACAATGCCCAGGATCAGCCTCCAGGTCGCTCCCAGGTTGAGCACGGTCTGGAAGAAGTCGCTGAGATACAGCCAGACGATGGCACCCAGCAGCGGCCCGAACAGGGTGCCTGCGCCGCCGATGGCGGTTTGCATCACGATCTCGCCCGAGGTTGCAAACATGAAAGCATCCGGCGGCATGAAGCCTTGCATCATGCCCAGCAGGCCGCCGCCGAAGCCGGCGTACATCGCCGCGATGACGAACACCACCAGCTTGTAGCTGCGAACGTTGTGCCCCAGCGCCTGGGCGCGCAGTGGGTTTTCGCGAATGGCACGCATGACCAGGCCAAACGGCGAGCGCACGATGCGCAGCGCAATCACCAGCCCCACGAAGTACCAGAACGCGAAGAAGGCGTACATCTGCAGGTTGCTGGTGAATTCCAGTGTCGTGAAGCCCAGCGGCAGGTTCGGCGGCGGCACGCCTGGCAGACCGTTCTCGCCGCCGGTGTATTGCGACAGCGGGTTGAACTCCACAAAGAAAAACACTTCGGCGATGGCCACCGTGATCATCGCGAAATAGATACCCGTGCGCCGCAGTGCGATCAGGCCGATGACGTAGCCGATCACCCCCGCGAAGGCAGTGCCGAGAAACAGCGCCGCGATGGTGTTGGTAAACGAGGTCTGCGTCAGCAAATAGGCCGCGAACATGCCGCCGGAGCCGAAGAAGGCCGACTGGCCGAACGACAGCAAGCCGGTGTAGCCAAACAGCAGGTCAAAGCCGATGCCGACCAGGCCCCAGATCAGGATGCGGTTGATGGTGGCCGGAGAAAAGCCCAGATGGGGCAGCACGAAGGGTGCGGCTACCAGTGCCAGGATGGTCAGCGCCTCGACGAGGAAGGGACGTTGTCTTGTCATGGTGTGGTTCCCTTCATTCGCGGCCGACGCTGCCAAGCAGACCGCGCGGGCGCAGCACCAGCACCAGCGTCATCGCCACGAACAGCATGACGTAGGAGTAGGCGGGGTTGACCATGGAAGTCAGGCTGATGATCTCCCCGGCAATCAGGCCGCCCAGGATGGCACCGGGAAACGAGCCCACGCCGCCGATCACGACCACGACGAAGGTCTGCACCAGGATGGCATCGCCCACGTCTGGCGCCACGGAGACTACGGGCGCGTTGACGATGCCGGCAAAACCCGCAGCCATGGCGCCGATGCCGAACACCAGCATGAAGATGCGATAGACGTTGATGCCGAGCGAGTCCACCATCACGGAGTCCTCGATACCGGCGCGCACGATCATGCCGATGCGGGTGCGGTACAGCACCCAATACAGAACGAACAATGCCACCGCGATGATCGCCAGCAGGCCGATACGGTAGGTGGGATAGACCATGAAGCCCAGCTGCGTGATGCCCGTGAGCGGCGCCGGCGGCGGCACGGTCTTGGACAGGCTGCCGAAGAAGAACCGCACGGCCTCGACGAAGACGATGCCGAGGCCGAAGGTCACCAGGAGCTGATCCTCGGGCGGGCGGGAGTAGAAGTGGCGGATGATCAACTGCTCCGTGATCAGGCCCACCACCATCACGAACAAGGCCCCGGCAACGACCGCGACGATGAATGAGCCGGTGTAGGTGTAGGCCATCCAGCCGGCGTAGCCGCCCAGCATGAACATGGCCCCATGCGCCAGATTGAGCACGCCCAGCGTGCCGTAGATGATCGTCAGGCCGGAGGAGATCAGCGCCAGCAAGGCACCGAGCACCAGCCCGTTGAAGCATTGTGAGATGAAGTTGGCCCAATTGATCACGCTGACCTGCCTTGATCGAGGAGTGGTGAGAGAGGGTTTTCGGCCGCGGACATCCGCTGCGCGGCTGGCGACGGCGCGGAGTCTGCAGGGAGCGAAAACGGCAGAAGCGAGGCACAGGCGCCGGGCAACAGCCCGGGCCTGCCCTGGCCGGTCAGGTGTAGTCGCCGAGCTTGCAGCCGAAGGCGTCGGGGGGCTGGATCACCTTGTCGCCCGGCACCACTTCCACCACTTCCCAGAAATCTTCCGGGTTCTTCATGTCCTTCTTGGCCTTGCCGCGGACGATGATGACGGGGCGCACGTACTGGTGGTCCTGCGGGCGGTAGTGGAAGTCGCCCAGCAGGTGGGGAACGGGCTCGCCCTTCTCCCATTGCTTGATGACATCGGGCGGATAGAAGCTGCCCGCCTCCGTCACCATGCGCGCCCAGTGGGCGAAGCTCATATAGCCGTTTTCTGCGCCCCACTCAGGGCGGTAGCCGTACTTCTTCTGGAAGGACTCGACGAACTGCTTGGCCAGCGGGTACTTGTCCTCCAGGGTCCACCAGAAGTCGGTGGCGGCGAACACCCCTTCGCTGATGTCCACCCCCGCCTCGCGGGCGAAGAACGGGATCTGGTAGGGCAGCACCAGCGTCATCTTGGGCAGCAGGCCGAATTGCTTGGCCTGCTGGCTCGACAGCACGGCGTCGCGGCCCCAGTTCACGTTGATCAGGAAGTCGGCACCGGCGTTGGCGATGTTGGTGAGGTACTGGCTGAAGTCCTGCGTGCCCAGCGGCGAGACCTGGTTGGTGACCATGGTCCAGCCGGCCTGCTTGACCAGGAATTCACGCACCGACTCGGTGGTGGTATGGCCATAGGTGTAGTCCGGCGTCATGAATGCCGCCTTGCGGTTCTTGCCGAACTGCTTGACCAATATGGGGCCAATGGCATTGGCGCACATTTCGCCATAAACGCCCTGGCGGAAACCATAGCGCACGCAGTCCTTGCCGGTGGTGTCATTCGACCCAGAAATACCGGCCATATAGAGAATCTTTTCGCGCTGCGCGAATTTATTCAGGGCCACTGCCACGGCCGACGACGTCGAGCCGA
The DNA window shown above is from Pulveribacter suum and carries:
- the coaE gene encoding dephospho-CoA kinase (Dephospho-CoA kinase (CoaE) performs the final step in coenzyme A biosynthesis.) gives rise to the protein MLHRCGAALVDADQLARATTESGGSAIDAIREQFGEGFINASGAMDRDRMRALAFSEPQARERLQAIIHPLVGLAIVQAQQQAEAAGHRVVALDIPLLTESPRWPRQLDAVLVVDCREETQIERVRLRSGLDEAAVRAIMATQSSRATRRAAADWVVFNEGLGLPELLAVARQISASLGL
- the zapD gene encoding cell division protein ZapD; this encodes MILYEYPFNERLRTYLRLEQLFRRLGELAGRSHPLDHHYALVTIFEVMDVAARADLKTDVLKDLERHKHQLEGFRGNPSISEAALNAVIDQLDQCFSALNSQSGKAGQSLTENEWLMSIRSRVGIPGGTCGFDLPAYYSWQHLPAPQRQQDLNRWTATLAPLADAILLLLRLLRDTGMPQKVAAERGQFQQNLPQGRTFQLLRLAIDPDLQLIPEISGNRLIVSVRLMRQEESGRLVATNEDAAFELTLCA
- a CDS encoding DNA gyrase inhibitor YacG, coding for MAQTLSTSDVAAARQVPCPACGGPSLYSPANPSRPFCSERCRKIDLGAWANDEFRMPDNEPADPGASDQTS
- a CDS encoding DUF1330 domain-containing protein, which translates into the protein MRAAHGWLASPSYQALSALRSWAADEVLTIYEV
- a CDS encoding ABC transporter ATP-binding protein gives rise to the protein MSLLEVTGLNSYYGDSHILFDVALHVEQNEVVALLGRNGAGKSTTFKSLMGVVKPRSGSVKLDGVELAGKKAHVIARQGMQLVHEERRIFGSLSVEENIILAGLTADHKWPLARIYEMFPRLKDRCRSRGTDLSGGEQQMLAIARALVRDPKIILLDEPFEGLAPVIVKDLVRICRELAQAGQTIVLIEQNLAATLSLAKRVYILNNGHIAHEGTAADLKAQPEIIQRYLGV
- a CDS encoding branched-chain amino acid ABC transporter ATP-binding protein/permease translates to MTRQRPFLVEALTILALVAAPFVLPHLGFSPATINRILIWGLVGIGFDLLFGYTGLLSFGQSAFFGSGGMFAAYLLTQTSFTNTIAALFLGTAFAGVIGYVIGLIALRRTGIYFAMITVAIAEVFFFVEFNPLSQYTGGENGLPGVPPPNLPLGFTTLEFTSNLQMYAFFAFWYFVGLVIALRIVRSPFGLVMRAIRENPLRAQALGHNVRSYKLVVFVIAAMYAGFGGGLLGMMQGFMPPDAFMFATSGEIVMQTAIGGAGTLFGPLLGAIVWLYLSDFFQTVLNLGATWRLILGIVFVLLVCFLRRGLAGAISDLYGKLRHRRQVASPVGAAPAAVAAAPAARADMGGDAAVAIKTTTGKTGPILKATGLTKRYGGLLANSDIDFTVDHGEIRGIIGPNGAGKSTFFKMLTCEVEPTAGRIIFDGKDITEMNVTDACQMGLTKSYQINQLFERLTVRQNLTIAALGELRGKFKLDLFRNLNKVPKLNRLVEQTATLVNLTARLDAPVSELAYGEKRRLEIGLALATSPSLLLLDEPLAGMSPQERVETVALLKSIARGRTLVIIDHDMDSLFELVGKVTVLQEGSLLVEGTPEEIKSNPKVQEAYLGGVYEEVA
- a CDS encoding branched-chain amino acid ABC transporter permease, encoding MINWANFISQCFNGLVLGALLALISSGLTIIYGTLGVLNLAHGAMFMLGGYAGWMAYTYTGSFIVAVVAGALFVMVVGLITEQLIIRHFYSRPPEDQLLVTFGLGIVFVEAVRFFFGSLSKTVPPPAPLTGITQLGFMVYPTYRIGLLAIIAVALFVLYWVLYRTRIGMIVRAGIEDSVMVDSLGINVYRIFMLVFGIGAMAAGFAGIVNAPVVSVAPDVGDAILVQTFVVVVIGGVGSFPGAILGGLIAGEIISLTSMVNPAYSYVMLFVAMTLVLVLRPRGLLGSVGRE
- a CDS encoding substrate-binding protein, translating into MGTWPAGSQGNTVYIGAAVPLTGAYAVQGEDERKGMELAIEHINSNHELMKKLAPKINNGVLGKKVGFLSADSAAKPNQALQVEQTFINQNKIVAMIGSTSSAVAVALNKFAQREKILYMAGISGSNDTTGKDCVRYGFRQGVYGEMCANAIGPILVKQFGKNRKAAFMTPDYTYGHTTTESVREFLVKQAGWTMVTNQVSPLGTQDFSQYLTNIANAGADFLINVNWGRDAVLSSQQAKQFGLLPKMTLVLPYQIPFFAREAGVDISEGVFAATDFWWTLEDKYPLAKQFVESFQKKYGYRPEWGAENGYMSFAHWARMVTEAGSFYPPDVIKQWEKGEPVPHLLGDFHYRPQDHQYVRPVIIVRGKAKKDMKNPEDFWEVVEVVPGDKVIQPPDAFGCKLGDYT